From a single Candidatus Aegiribacteria sp. genomic region:
- a CDS encoding YeeE/YedE family protein has product MSESGSKKKGSLRELYDIFFSKSWPMWVGGILLGVGNICLFIVLKPWGASGGVKNWGDNLFNLMGGEFANMGAISLFPYSVLCILLIMGAFAGALFSKQFALRFPPLGELFKGLIGGLLMGLGAVLGVSCTIGGFFSGWPALSLGAVVFTVGLVIGTWIAVKYLLFEINRFPKLSSGKTSSFLSAGKNRGSWQPFAGAVVVLIGLIIAFRYTGTSSVLAWYAAIGLFFGMVCQRSRFCVVRALREPFMSGSSTPAVAVMVGILVSMFGFVVIKFMGVRGDMIWVWPHFWVPAIVGGTIFGFGMTIAGGCTVGSLWRAGEGHVKLWASIAGMIVAMPLTAKFIKPAFFDALPESLKQQFFLPEKIGYGAAVGVFLAIMLLWYLFVKWNERTGKFSAY; this is encoded by the coding sequence TTCTAAATCATGGCCTATGTGGGTGGGTGGAATCCTGCTGGGCGTAGGAAACATCTGTCTTTTCATAGTTCTGAAGCCCTGGGGCGCTTCAGGTGGAGTTAAAAACTGGGGTGACAACTTATTCAACCTGATGGGTGGGGAATTCGCCAACATGGGGGCGATTAGTCTATTCCCTTACTCTGTTCTGTGCATCCTGCTGATAATGGGTGCGTTTGCTGGAGCCCTCTTTTCCAAGCAGTTCGCCCTCAGATTTCCTCCTTTAGGCGAGCTTTTCAAGGGTCTTATAGGAGGCCTCCTGATGGGGCTTGGAGCCGTACTTGGTGTATCCTGTACCATAGGCGGGTTTTTCAGCGGCTGGCCTGCACTTTCACTTGGTGCGGTCGTTTTCACAGTAGGGCTCGTAATCGGCACATGGATTGCCGTTAAATACCTGCTCTTCGAAATTAACAGATTTCCGAAGTTAAGCAGCGGAAAAACCTCTTCGTTCCTGTCCGCTGGCAAGAACAGGGGATCCTGGCAGCCGTTCGCCGGAGCGGTAGTTGTATTGATAGGTTTGATAATAGCCTTCAGATACACCGGTACCAGCAGTGTACTCGCATGGTACGCAGCCATTGGTCTTTTCTTCGGCATGGTCTGTCAGCGGTCACGCTTCTGTGTCGTCAGAGCGCTTCGTGAGCCGTTCATGTCCGGAAGCTCTACTCCCGCAGTCGCAGTAATGGTGGGTATTCTGGTCTCTATGTTCGGTTTTGTCGTAATCAAGTTCATGGGCGTCAGGGGCGATATGATATGGGTATGGCCGCACTTCTGGGTGCCTGCCATCGTCGGAGGAACTATCTTCGGGTTTGGAATGACAATAGCCGGAGGGTGTACCGTTGGTTCTCTATGGCGCGCCGGTGAGGGTCATGTCAAACTCTGGGCTTCCATTGCCGGTATGATTGTTGCAATGCCACTTACGGCGAAGTTCATTAAACCCGCTTTCTTCGACGCTCTTCCCGAAAGCCTGAAGCAGCAGTTTTTCCTGCCGGAGAAGATTGGCTATGGAGCAGCAGTTGGTGTATTCCTGGCAATCATGCTTCTCTGGTACCTTTTTGTGAAATGGAACGAGCGGACAGGTAAGTTCTCCGCTTACTAG